In Microcaecilia unicolor chromosome 1, aMicUni1.1, whole genome shotgun sequence, the following are encoded in one genomic region:
- the LOC115464057 gene encoding zinc finger protein 766-like, translating into MSARVSSDQASITFKDVAAYFLEVEWDILGEWQKELYKRVIKEIHDILMSRGYSIANPDVIFKIKKEDEKYFTQHFEWEGKENLNDPTKSLPVVTSVFSLSVKQEENLPFMDHPELETFEVTHPSVTTGEGGFPPEFVVQMYQAFLLHKAAPVDPPGKRSLEGASLAQKRVRHSVEAEQDFSFSPDQEMLSLEEEAWFPEEQFSEDLEQTADAEECLPAEEDPSVVRI; encoded by the exons ATGTCTGCCCGAGTTTCTTCTGATCAG GCATCGATCACgttcaaggatgttgctgcttattttttGGAAGTGGAGTGGGACATTTtaggagaatggcagaaggaacTGTATAAGAgggtcatcaaggagattcatgacattCTCATGTCACGAG GTTATTCAATTGctaatcctgatgttatatttaagattaaaaaggaagatgagaaatatttcactcaacactttgaatgggagggaaaagaaaacctgAATGATCCCACCAAGA GTCTTCCAGTGGTAACCTCTGTGTTCTCACTGAGTGTTAAACAAGAGGAAAATCTCCCgtttatggatcatcctgaatTAGAGACTTTTGAAGTGACTCACCCTTCTGtaacaa CGGGTGAAGGAGGATTTCCTCCTGAATTCGTGGTACAGATGTACCAAGCCTTTCTGCTGCACAAAGCTGCTCCTGTggaccctccaggaaaaagatctctgGAGGGTGCCTCTTTGGCTCAAAAACGGGTCAGACACTCTGTGGAGGCAGAAcaggatttttctttttcccctgatcAAGAAATGCTATCCTTAGAAGAGGAGGCATGGTTTCCTGAGGAGCAGTTTTCTGAGGACCTGGAACAGACAGCTGATGCAGAAGAATGTCTTCCTGCGGAGGAGGATCCTTCGGTAGTAAGGATTTGA